One Streptomyces sp. V4I8 genomic window carries:
- a CDS encoding SCO6880 family protein: MTTESHVSHAVTPRRSYLIGRARPNAIVGRNRETGEITLIIGGAFLGMMCGLLVPVLSLRIVLLMGFPLLALAAVYVPYKHRTFYKWFEINRSYKRTLRQGTAYRSGAVEAGTHLDGREVEVGPPPGIGRITWLAAPFGPDEIAVLLHADRRTVTAAIEIEGPGVGLRDSEDQEALVDRFGTLLKHVANGDGFVTRLQMLARTLPADPDAHAKDVAQRGDERALGWLQQSYDQLQSMVSTSSEQHRAYLVACMHFTRELAAEAQAMARAARPHGGKVDRDAGLAVVMARELTDICSRLQEADIRVRQPLGQGRLASLIHSMYDPDHPIDHIQAMTKRNAWPAELDAMEPTFLQAKTRESSTRAPWCHATAWVKEWPMTPVGVNFLAPLLVHTPDVIRTVAVTMDLEPTEVAIERMLTEKTNDEAEASRAAKMNRTVDPRDIAAHNRLDQRGEDLASGAAGVNLVGYITVSSRSPEALARDKRTIRASAGKSYLKLEWCDREHHRAFVNTLPFATGIRR, from the coding sequence TTGACGACCGAGTCCCACGTGTCCCACGCAGTCACGCCCCGCCGTTCATATCTGATCGGCCGCGCCCGGCCGAACGCGATCGTCGGCCGCAACCGCGAGACCGGCGAGATCACGTTGATCATCGGGGGCGCGTTCCTCGGCATGATGTGCGGGCTCCTCGTCCCCGTCCTGTCGCTGCGCATCGTGCTGCTGATGGGCTTCCCGCTGCTCGCGCTGGCGGCGGTCTACGTGCCGTACAAGCACCGGACCTTCTACAAGTGGTTCGAGATCAACCGCAGCTACAAGCGCACCCTCCGCCAGGGCACGGCCTACCGCTCCGGCGCCGTCGAGGCAGGCACCCACCTCGACGGGCGCGAGGTCGAGGTCGGCCCGCCGCCCGGCATCGGCCGCATCACCTGGCTGGCCGCGCCCTTCGGGCCCGACGAGATCGCCGTACTCCTGCACGCGGACCGGCGCACCGTCACGGCCGCGATCGAGATCGAGGGCCCCGGCGTGGGCCTGCGCGACTCCGAGGACCAGGAAGCCCTCGTCGACCGCTTCGGCACCCTGCTGAAGCATGTCGCCAACGGCGACGGCTTCGTCACCCGCCTCCAGATGCTCGCCCGCACCCTCCCCGCCGACCCCGACGCCCACGCCAAGGACGTCGCCCAACGAGGCGACGAGCGGGCCCTCGGCTGGCTGCAGCAGTCGTACGACCAACTCCAGTCGATGGTGTCGACGAGCAGCGAGCAGCACCGCGCGTACCTCGTCGCCTGCATGCACTTCACCCGCGAACTGGCCGCCGAGGCCCAGGCGATGGCCCGCGCGGCCCGTCCGCACGGCGGCAAGGTCGACCGGGACGCGGGCCTCGCGGTCGTCATGGCCCGCGAGCTGACCGACATCTGCTCGCGCCTCCAGGAGGCCGACATCCGCGTCCGGCAGCCCCTCGGTCAGGGCCGTCTGGCGTCCCTCATCCACTCCATGTACGACCCGGACCACCCGATCGACCACATCCAGGCGATGACGAAGCGCAACGCCTGGCCGGCCGAGCTGGACGCCATGGAGCCCACCTTCCTCCAGGCCAAGACCCGGGAGTCCTCCACCCGCGCCCCCTGGTGCCACGCCACCGCCTGGGTGAAGGAGTGGCCGATGACCCCGGTCGGCGTCAACTTCCTGGCACCGCTCCTGGTCCACACCCCGGACGTCATCCGCACGGTCGCCGTCACGATGGACCTCGAACCCACCGAGGTCGCCATCGAGCGCATGCTGACCGAGAAGACCAACGACGAGGCGGAGGCCAGCCGCGCCGCCAAGATGAACCGGACCGTCGACCCCCGCGACATCGCCGCCCACAACCGTCTCGACCAGCGAGGAGAAGACCTCGCGAGCGGCGCCGCCGGCGTCAACCTGGTCGGCTACATCACCGTCTCCTCCCGCTCCCCCGAGGCCCTGGCCCGCGACAAGCGGACCATCCGGGCGTCGGCCGGAAAGTCGTATCTGAAGCTGGAGTGGTGCGACCGCGAGCATCACCGGGCATTCGTCAACACGCTCCCCTTCGCCACCGGCATTCGGAGGTAG